A section of the Oryza sativa Japonica Group chromosome 1, ASM3414082v1 genome encodes:
- the LOC4325759 gene encoding protein OSB2, chloroplastic isoform X2: protein MRHLARLLNNRILLPASSSPAAAFSKRTYARRTKPAPPTADAAAPAAVEGEGEEERGPGWQREKLPAEIPRPSTIAFQPRVANAVRLVGTVGAPVQLQRLPDGRFSAVSVLVQDRHADYPKFWIPIIFQDDLAQVAASHLQEKDHIYVSGQLTGDIPPTKLMDGQANIQVLAQMLSFVGGKAVQADSMVDEEEGFMQIVEAEKKVETKKFIPKYPPRTVSGYRNKDKLNKLWNDVVANPQDWTDNRPQKKNGSINAKYPDFKNNVSKEALWLDTAPKAVLEKLDDLVFSSDFSAAKKYRPFGGDKGNGELWQDLVDNPGKWWDNRSDKPSIKYPDFKHKENGTPLWIGSQTPKWAIDALPPAKPSKAPFKQETFLS from the exons ATGCGCCACCTCGCCCGCCTCCTCAACAACCGCAtcctcctccccgcctcctcctcacccGCGGCCGCCTTCTCCAAGCGTACCTACGCCCGCCGCACCAAGCCGGCTCCGCCGACCGCCGATgcggccgcccccgccgcggtggagggggagggggaggaggagagggggccgGGCTGGCAGAGGGAGAAGCTCCCCGCCGAGATCCCCCGGCCGTCCACCATCGCGTTCCAGCCGCGCGTCGCCAACGCCGTGCGCCTCGTCGGCACCGTCGGCGCGCCCGTGCAGCTGCAGCGGTTGCCCGACGGCCGGTTCTCCGCCGTCTCGGTGCTCGTGCAGGACCGCCACGCTGATTACCCCAAGTTCTG GATTCCCATAATATTCCAAGATGACTTGGCACAAGTTGCCGCGTCTCACTTGCAAGAGAAGGACCATATATATGTGTCTGGGCAACTAACTGGAGATATCCCACCGACCAAACTTATGGATGGCCAAGCAAACATTCAG GTTTTAGCCCAAATGCTATCATTTGTTGGTGGTAAAGCAGTTCAAGCAGATAGCATGGTGGATGAAGAGGAGGGATTTATGCAGATTGTTGAGGCTGAAAAGAAAGTTGAAACTAAAAAATTCATCCCTAAATATCCACCACGCACAGTTTCAG GTTACAGAAACAAGGATAAGCTAAACAAACTCTGGAATGATGTTGTGGCTAATCCTCAAGACTGGACTGATAACCGACCTCAGAAGAAAAATGGATCT ATAAATGCGAAGTATCCTGACTTCAAAAACAATGTATCAAAAGAGGCACTTTGGCTTGACACTGCACCAAAAGCAGTGCTGGAAAAGTTGGATGATTTAGTATTCAGTAGTGATTTCAGTGCTGCAAAAAAATACAGGCCTTTTGGTGGTGACAAGGGCAATG GGGAGTTGTGGCAAGATCTGGTGGACAATCCTGGAAAATGGTGGGATAACCGATCAGATAAG CCTTCAATAAAATATCCTGATTTCAAGCACAAGGAAAATGGCACGCCTCTGTGGATTGGATCCCAGACACCTAAATGGGCTATAGATGCGCTTCCACCGGCAAAACCATCCAAGGCACCTTTTAAGCAAGAGACCTTCCTCTCATGA
- the LOC107281494 gene encoding uncharacterized protein encodes MEALQAERVELDAAWARVEEGRRSVEAMVEVGRKAHRRHVSELEARRKVLGEIAKEVEEERGAALIATTVMNEAQDTLRLQYGSWEAELGKKLDAARGVLDAAAARERRAAETEVASRRREEALEARAMALEERACAVERDLADREAAVAIREVTLAVHEAACAEEESALRLREDALTERERALEEAEAAAQRLADNLSLREAAQEEQARRNLEGARAERAALNQRAAELEAREKELDARARSGGAAAGESDLTARLAAAEHTIADLQGALDSSAGEVEALRLAGEVGPGMLRDAVSRLDRAGRQAGLWAGGLRSTPPTRGASPSASRR; translated from the coding sequence atggaggccttgcaagcagagcgggtggagctcgacgccgcatgggcacgtgtcgaagaggggcgccgctcggtggaggccatggtggaggtgggtcgcaaggcacaccgccggcacgtctcagagctcgaagcccgtcggaaggtgctgggggagatcgccaaggaggtggaggaggagcggggggctgccctcatcgccaccaccgtgatgaacgaggcgcaggacaccctccgccttcaatacgggagctgggaggcggagctagggaaaaagctcgacgccgcccggggggtccttgacgctgccgctgcccgagaacggcgggcggcggagaccgaggtggcatcccggcggcgcgaagaagcccttgaggcccgtgccatggcgctagaagagcgtgcctgcgccgtggagagggacctggcggatcgcgaggccgccgttgctattcgggaggtcacactggcggtgcacgaagccgcctgtgccgaagaagagtccgcgctccgcctccgcgaggacgcgctcaccgagcgggagcgagctctcgaggaggccgaggccgcggcgcaacggctggcggacaacctgtccctccgcgaggctgcgcaagaggaacaagcgcgccgtaatctggaaggtgcccgcgccgagagggccgcgctgaaccagcgggccgctgagctcgaggcgcgggagaaggagctggacgcgagggcgcgcagcggcggggcggccgcgggcgaaagcgacttaaccgcccgcctcgcagctgccgaacacaccatcgccgatttgcagggcgcgctagactcgtccgccggggaggttgaggccctccgcttggcaggcgaggtcgggcccggcatgcttcgggacgccgtctcccgtctagaccgtgccggccggcaggcgggcctctgggcgggcggactgcgaagtacgccgccaaccaggggggcctcgcccagtgcctctcggagatag
- the LOC4325759 gene encoding protein OSB2, chloroplastic isoform X1, translating into MRHLARLLNNRILLPASSSPAAAFSKRTYARRTKPAPPTADAAAPAAVEGEGEEERGPGWQREKLPAEIPRPSTIAFQPRVANAVRLVGTVGAPVQLQRLPDGRFSAVSVLVQDRHADYPKFWIPIIFQDDLAQVAASHLQEKDHIYVSGQLTGDIPPTKLMDGQANIQVLAQMLSFVGGKAVQADSMVDEEEGFMQIVEAEKKVETKKFIPKYPPRTVSGYRNKDKLNKLWNDVVANPQDWTDNRPQKKNGSINAKYPDFKNNVSKEALWLDTAPKAVLEKLDDLVFSSDFSAAKKYRPFGGDKGNGTNWAKKSQDSSSISKQKQGELWQDLVDNPGKWWDNRSDKPSIKYPDFKHKENGTPLWIGSQTPKWAIDALPPAKPSKAPFKQETFLS; encoded by the exons ATGCGCCACCTCGCCCGCCTCCTCAACAACCGCAtcctcctccccgcctcctcctcacccGCGGCCGCCTTCTCCAAGCGTACCTACGCCCGCCGCACCAAGCCGGCTCCGCCGACCGCCGATgcggccgcccccgccgcggtggagggggagggggaggaggagagggggccgGGCTGGCAGAGGGAGAAGCTCCCCGCCGAGATCCCCCGGCCGTCCACCATCGCGTTCCAGCCGCGCGTCGCCAACGCCGTGCGCCTCGTCGGCACCGTCGGCGCGCCCGTGCAGCTGCAGCGGTTGCCCGACGGCCGGTTCTCCGCCGTCTCGGTGCTCGTGCAGGACCGCCACGCTGATTACCCCAAGTTCTG GATTCCCATAATATTCCAAGATGACTTGGCACAAGTTGCCGCGTCTCACTTGCAAGAGAAGGACCATATATATGTGTCTGGGCAACTAACTGGAGATATCCCACCGACCAAACTTATGGATGGCCAAGCAAACATTCAG GTTTTAGCCCAAATGCTATCATTTGTTGGTGGTAAAGCAGTTCAAGCAGATAGCATGGTGGATGAAGAGGAGGGATTTATGCAGATTGTTGAGGCTGAAAAGAAAGTTGAAACTAAAAAATTCATCCCTAAATATCCACCACGCACAGTTTCAG GTTACAGAAACAAGGATAAGCTAAACAAACTCTGGAATGATGTTGTGGCTAATCCTCAAGACTGGACTGATAACCGACCTCAGAAGAAAAATGGATCT ATAAATGCGAAGTATCCTGACTTCAAAAACAATGTATCAAAAGAGGCACTTTGGCTTGACACTGCACCAAAAGCAGTGCTGGAAAAGTTGGATGATTTAGTATTCAGTAGTGATTTCAGTGCTGCAAAAAAATACAGGCCTTTTGGTGGTGACAAGGGCAATG GTACAAACTGGGCAAAGAAGAGTCAAGATTCTTCTTCTATCTCAAAACAAAAACAAG GGGAGTTGTGGCAAGATCTGGTGGACAATCCTGGAAAATGGTGGGATAACCGATCAGATAAG CCTTCAATAAAATATCCTGATTTCAAGCACAAGGAAAATGGCACGCCTCTGTGGATTGGATCCCAGACACCTAAATGGGCTATAGATGCGCTTCCACCGGCAAAACCATCCAAGGCACCTTTTAAGCAAGAGACCTTCCTCTCATGA